The Deltaproteobacteria bacterium genome includes a window with the following:
- a CDS encoding ABC transporter substrate-binding protein, translating to MLLLALGAASARAEIVVRDDTGREVRLADPASRIVPLHGGLAEILLALGAGDRIVARTDADQDVPGLADLPSIGTHMRPGVERVVHLRPDLVVQMDGRDEARESVQALESLGLTVAVFRAADMDGLMRTLDRLGTLTGTQARACDLADSWQARLKAVEIRVADRPPVPLVFEVRYPNLLVAGDQGMTADIIRRAGGRNLVTEPAKLVRLGEETLVALAPEAYVTLTGPMNPCPIRLPDRPHFRTLPAVRHNRVLNVDQLACVRPGPRNIEAVEELAAFLHPSISTGEARP from the coding sequence ATCCTGCTCCTGGCCCTCGGGGCCGCCTCGGCCCGGGCCGAGATCGTCGTTCGTGACGATACCGGCCGGGAGGTCCGCCTGGCCGATCCGGCCTCACGCATCGTGCCCCTGCACGGAGGCCTGGCCGAGATACTCCTGGCCCTTGGGGCGGGAGACCGGATCGTGGCCCGCACGGACGCCGACCAGGACGTGCCCGGGCTGGCCGATCTGCCCTCCATCGGCACGCACATGCGGCCCGGGGTGGAGCGGGTCGTGCATTTGCGACCGGATCTGGTCGTGCAGATGGACGGCCGGGACGAGGCGAGGGAGTCGGTGCAGGCCCTGGAGTCCCTGGGCTTGACCGTGGCCGTGTTCCGGGCGGCCGACATGGACGGCCTCATGCGTACCCTGGACCGACTGGGAACCCTGACCGGCACCCAGGCCCGGGCTTGCGACCTGGCCGACAGCTGGCAGGCCCGCCTGAAGGCCGTGGAGATCCGAGTCGCGGACCGCCCGCCCGTGCCTCTGGTCTTCGAGGTCCGCTATCCCAACCTTCTGGTGGCCGGAGATCAGGGCATGACCGCGGACATCATCCGTCGGGCCGGGGGCCGAAATCTGGTCACCGAACCGGCCAAGCTCGTCCGTCTGGGCGAGGAAACCCTCGTTGCCTTGGCCCCCGAGGCCTATGTCACCCTGACCGGGCCCATGAATCCCTGTCCCATCCGCCTGCCCGACCGTCCCCATTTCCGGACCCTTCCGGCCGTGCGTCACAATCGGGTGCTGAACGTGGACCAACTGGCCTGTGTTCGGCCCGGACCCCGAAACATCGAGGCCGTGGAGGAACTGGCCGCGTTTCTTCATCCATCGATATCAACCGGGGAGGCACGGCCATGA
- a CDS encoding iron ABC transporter permease, translated as MSGRIAVILFLVGVLSVLGGALIGPVPLAPGEVLSALGLGSQADEALRLIVVDIRLSRSVLAWLVGAGLGASGAVLQGLLRNPLADPFTLGVSSGAAFGVALTVYLGLGTTLFGALGVLTPAAVIGALGTLGLVLVLARMAGGLRRETMILAGIVTATFLAALISLIKALDEESVTAIVFWIMGSLQGRGWAHVFLYLPWWVVGMILVWRLGLELDLLNLGSGQAQQMGVDAERSRLWLLLGAGILAGAGVAVSGVIGFVGLVVPHFVRLFQGREHRPLILSSALAGGVLLLWSDVAARTLLPRGGELPVGVVTALVGGPAFWAILCRRMGRE; from the coding sequence GTGTCGGGCCGCATAGCCGTGATCCTTTTCCTGGTCGGGGTCCTGTCCGTTCTGGGCGGGGCCCTGATCGGCCCGGTGCCCTTGGCCCCGGGCGAGGTTTTGTCCGCCCTGGGTCTGGGGTCCCAAGCGGACGAGGCCCTGCGGCTCATCGTCGTGGACATCCGGTTGAGTCGCTCGGTCCTGGCTTGGCTGGTGGGCGCCGGATTGGGGGCTTCAGGGGCCGTACTCCAGGGCCTTTTGCGCAACCCCCTGGCCGACCCCTTCACTCTTGGCGTGTCAAGCGGGGCGGCTTTTGGCGTGGCCCTGACCGTATACCTGGGCCTGGGCACGACCCTGTTCGGCGCCCTGGGTGTGCTCACCCCGGCGGCCGTGATCGGGGCCCTGGGCACCTTGGGTCTGGTCCTGGTCCTGGCCCGCATGGCCGGAGGTCTGCGGCGGGAGACCATGATCCTGGCCGGCATTGTCACGGCCACTTTCCTGGCCGCTCTCATTTCCCTCATCAAGGCCCTGGACGAGGAGTCCGTGACGGCCATTGTCTTCTGGATCATGGGCAGCCTTCAGGGTCGGGGCTGGGCCCATGTCTTCCTCTACCTGCCTTGGTGGGTGGTCGGCATGATCCTGGTCTGGAGGCTGGGTCTGGAGTTGGACCTTTTGAACCTCGGCTCGGGCCAGGCCCAGCAGATGGGCGTGGACGCCGAGCGGTCCCGGCTCTGGCTCCTTCTGGGGGCTGGGATCCTGGCCGGAGCCGGGGTGGCCGTGTCTGGGGTCATCGGCTTCGTGGGTCTGGTGGTGCCTCATTTCGTGCGCCTGTTCCAGGGCAGGGAGCATCGGCCCTTGATCCTATCCTCGGCCCTGGCCGGGGGCGTACTCCTACTCTGGTCCGACGTGGCCGCCCGGACCCTGCTCCCCCGGGGAGGAGAGTTGCCCGTGGGAGTGGTCACGGCCCTGGTGGGCGGGCCGGCCTTCTGGGCCATCCTCTGCCGCCGGATGGGCCGCGAATGA
- a CDS encoding ABC transporter ATP-binding protein has protein sequence MTRIEPAIEVRDLVCSHGRREILHGVDLRVEQGEMVGLLGPNGSGKTTLLLTLSGALTPCSGAVRIMGRDLAELPGRDRARLVSAVPQSPAAVPGLKVLSLVLMGRYPYVSVWRGYGHEDRQRAGQALHEAGLSGFADRDAGSLSGGERQRAYVARALAQDTDLLLLDEASAGLDVRSRVAVHDFLVEHNRRGLTMVAAMHDLNLAALYCPRLVVVKAGRIVLDGPTAEVFTQANLEEVYETSLTIVAHPHTGTPQVLVRPGGDPAPGPRGRLGPGRDRRS, from the coding sequence ATGACACGGATAGAGCCAGCTATCGAGGTGCGCGACCTGGTCTGCTCCCATGGCCGGAGAGAGATTCTGCACGGGGTCGACCTGCGCGTCGAACAGGGGGAAATGGTCGGCCTCTTGGGCCCCAACGGGAGCGGCAAGACGACCCTGCTCCTGACCCTGTCCGGGGCCCTGACGCCGTGCTCGGGAGCGGTTCGGATTATGGGTCGGGACCTGGCCGAACTTCCGGGCCGGGACCGGGCCCGGCTGGTGTCCGCCGTGCCCCAGAGCCCGGCCGCCGTGCCCGGGCTCAAGGTCCTTTCCCTGGTTCTCATGGGCCGTTACCCCTATGTTTCGGTCTGGCGGGGATATGGGCACGAGGATCGGCAACGGGCCGGTCAAGCTCTTCATGAGGCCGGGCTGTCCGGGTTCGCCGACCGGGACGCCGGGAGCCTTTCCGGCGGAGAGCGGCAGCGGGCCTATGTGGCCCGGGCCCTGGCCCAGGACACGGACCTCCTGCTCCTGGACGAGGCCTCGGCCGGGCTGGATGTCCGTTCCCGGGTGGCCGTCCACGATTTTTTGGTCGAACACAACCGCCGGGGTCTGACCATGGTCGCGGCCATGCACGATCTCAATCTGGCCGCCCTGTACTGTCCGCGCCTCGTGGTTGTGAAGGCCGGGCGCATCGTGCTTGACGGCCCGACCGCCGAAGTTTTCACCCAAGCCAATCTGGAAGAGGTCTATGAAACGTCTCTCACCATTGTCGCCCATCCACACACCGGGACCCCGCAGGTCCTGGTCCGTCCTGGGGGTGATCCTGCTCCTGGCCCTCGGGGCCGCCTCGGCCCGGGCCGAGATCGTCGTTCGTGA